A genomic segment from Anticarsia gemmatalis isolate Benzon Research Colony breed Stoneville strain chromosome 14, ilAntGemm2 primary, whole genome shotgun sequence encodes:
- the Naa60 gene encoding N-alpha-acetyltransferase 60 produces MAGFSWYLSEGFQVIIEKSKEAKCSLKDVQLRFLCPDDLEEVRSLCRDWFPIEYPQSWYEDITSSERFFALAAVHKSQIIGLIVAEIKPYLKLNAEDRGILSRWFASKDTLVAYILSLGVARSYRRSGVATMLLDVLINHLSGPVPQPPHEHRVKAIFLHVLTTNTEAILFYEHRRFRLHSFLPYYYSIKGRCKDGFTYVYYVNGGHAPWGIYDYVKYVARAAWRGGGLYPWIWGKLRTALTIAWHRRFYKT; encoded by the exons ATGGCTGGGTTCAGCTG GTATCTTTCTGAAGGCTTCCAAGTGATAATTGAAAAGTCGAAAGAAGCAAAATGCTCTCTAAAAGATGTTCAGTTACGTTTCTTGTGCCCTGATGACCTAGAGGAG GTGAGATCTCTCTGTAGAGATTGGTTTCCAATAGAGTACCCACAGTCATGGTATGAGGACATAACATCATCGGAAAGGTTTTTTGCCCTAGCTGCAGTACATAAGAGCCAGATAATAGGCCTAATTGTGGCTGAAATAAAGccttatttaaaactaaatgcaGAGGACAGAGGGATACTATCAAGATGGTTTGCTTCAAAAGACACACTTGTGGCTTATATACTCTCTTTAG GTGTAGCGCGGTCGTACCGGCGGTCAGGCGTGGCGACGATGTTGTTGGACGTGCTGATCAACCACCTGTCGGGCCCTGTGCCGCAGCCGCCGCACGAACACCGCGTCAAGGCTATATTCCTCCACGTACTCACCACTAACACTGAAGCTATACTTTTTTATGAACACAGAAG ATTCCGTCTTCACTCATTTCTGCCTTACTACTACTCAATAAAGGGGCGATGTAAAGACGGGTTCACATACGTGTACTACGTCAACGGTGGCCACGCGCCCTGGGGCATCTACGACTACGTGAAGTACGTGGCGCGCGCGGCGTGGCGCGGCGGCGGCCTCTACCCCTGGATATGGGGCAAGCTGCGCACCGCACTCACCATCGCATGGCACAG ACGTTTCTACAAAACGTAA